The Bacillus sp. Y1 genome has a window encoding:
- a CDS encoding threonine/serine exporter family protein, translating into MEVCLLAGKIMLQSGAETYRVEDTMERIARAFGVREAHCFVTPTGIIFSIESTEPTKTKLVRITERTTDLHKVALVNGVSRRITSGELDIEKAFRALTEVEESQLTYSTTIQILAAAIASGCFLIMFNGSWTDFLPACITGGIGFTSVMYFHRVVPIKFFSEFIGSIIIGMLSFLFIHQGIGVELDKIIIGSVMPLVPGLLLTNAVRDLMAGHLVSGISKGAEALLTAFAIGSGIAVVLSFL; encoded by the coding sequence ATGGAAGTATGTCTATTAGCAGGGAAAATCATGCTCCAAAGCGGGGCTGAAACGTACCGGGTGGAGGATACGATGGAGAGAATCGCCCGTGCATTTGGGGTTAGAGAGGCCCATTGTTTTGTTACACCAACAGGCATAATTTTTTCAATTGAAAGCACAGAGCCTACCAAAACAAAGCTTGTGCGTATAACAGAAAGAACAACAGATCTTCATAAAGTCGCATTGGTAAACGGAGTTTCCCGCCGGATAACGAGTGGAGAACTTGATATAGAAAAGGCCTTTCGTGCGTTAACAGAGGTAGAGGAATCCCAATTAACATATTCAACAACTATTCAAATCCTCGCAGCAGCAATTGCGAGTGGTTGCTTTTTAATTATGTTCAATGGAAGTTGGACAGACTTTCTGCCTGCATGTATTACGGGTGGGATTGGATTTACAAGTGTGATGTACTTTCATAGAGTGGTTCCCATCAAGTTTTTTTCTGAGTTTATTGGTTCGATTATCATTGGCATGCTTTCATTTCTATTTATCCATCAGGGTATAGGTGTGGAGTTAGATAAAATTATTATCGGATCCGTGATGCCGCTCGTTCCGGGTTTGCTTTTAACCAATGCGGTTAGAGATTTAATGGCAGGTCACTTGGTTTCAGGTATATCTAAGGGGGCAGAAGCACTACTAACCGCTTTTGCCATCGGGTCAGGCATTGCTGTCGTATTATCATTTCTTTAA
- a CDS encoding threonine/serine exporter family protein, with product MYIFQHLLLSFLAAAAFGIIFNAPKTSLIQSGFVGMLGWIIYILFTMNGADAVNATLVASFVIAVASQVFAKLYRTPIIIFIVAGIIPLVPGGMAYDAMRNFVENDYNIALALAAKAFLISGAIAMGIVFSEVINQLIRKTAIIKKS from the coding sequence ATGTACATTTTTCAACATCTGCTATTAAGTTTTTTGGCTGCCGCCGCTTTTGGTATTATTTTTAACGCTCCTAAAACCTCATTGATCCAATCAGGTTTTGTTGGCATGCTTGGTTGGATTATATATATTCTTTTTACGATGAATGGCGCTGATGCAGTGAATGCTACGTTAGTTGCCTCCTTCGTTATTGCCGTGGCCAGTCAGGTCTTTGCTAAGCTATATCGAACACCGATTATCATATTTATTGTTGCGGGAATCATCCCACTTGTTCCGGGTGGAATGGCATATGACGCCATGAGAAACTTTGTTGAAAATGACTATAATATTGCGTTAGCACTTGCTGCAAAAGCCTTCTTGATTTCAGGGGCGATTGCTATGGGAATCGTTTTTTCCGAAGTGATTAACCAGCTTATTAGAAAGACGGCCATCATAAAAAAGAGCTAA
- a CDS encoding DUF1540 domain-containing protein — protein sequence MAQDVLCEVSNCVYNEAGKKCGAEQIFVVSHRGKEADTSRETDCKTFEPEGL from the coding sequence ATGGCACAGGACGTATTATGTGAAGTAAGTAATTGTGTGTACAACGAAGCGGGGAAGAAATGTGGTGCAGAACAAATCTTCGTTGTAAGCCACCGCGGCAAGGAAGCGGATACCAGCCGTGAAACGGATTGTAAAACATTCGAACCTGAAGGACTATAA
- a CDS encoding GerAB/ArcD/ProY family transporter, which yields MKNILVEKLSLWQLFILIFIFEIGSAAVVSTGNDAKQDAWIAIGLAMVFGLGLALMYYFMLSRLPGKNLFEIFQFCFGKWVGNLFTLLYIFYFLYIASRVLRDFCELIVSFIFDETPIEFIAITMLLVIMYMLYLGLEVMGRTSEVFMPYFFSFIIIIGVSVFISGEMEFENLFPVLGDGFKPVMKAVFPQLLTFPFGELIAFTMIIPYTSKFKKAKKITLFSVMASGVMLIYNAILQITTLGVEARARSNFPLLSSAREISLLEFIERVDLIVVFIVMFGIIVKVSVFFYGALKGLELISNRPYRMYVVPIGTVIAFISVKISDNFAEHIEEGLIVVPLFMHIPFQLIFPLMVLPVLLWKTRKSKEGSK from the coding sequence ATGAAAAATATACTTGTCGAGAAGTTGTCCCTTTGGCAATTATTTATATTGATTTTTATTTTTGAAATCGGAAGTGCGGCTGTAGTAAGTACGGGGAATGATGCAAAGCAGGATGCTTGGATTGCGATTGGATTAGCCATGGTCTTTGGGTTGGGGTTAGCCTTGATGTATTATTTTATGCTCTCAAGGTTACCGGGAAAAAATCTCTTTGAAATTTTCCAGTTTTGCTTTGGAAAGTGGGTAGGCAATTTATTCACTTTACTGTATATTTTTTACTTTCTTTATATTGCTTCCCGAGTTCTACGGGATTTTTGCGAACTGATTGTATCGTTTATTTTTGACGAGACTCCGATTGAGTTTATCGCAATAACCATGTTACTCGTGATTATGTATATGTTGTATTTAGGGCTTGAAGTAATGGGAAGAACAAGTGAGGTGTTCATGCCCTATTTCTTCTCTTTTATCATTATCATAGGTGTATCTGTTTTTATCTCGGGTGAAATGGAATTTGAAAATTTGTTTCCGGTTCTTGGTGATGGATTTAAACCGGTGATGAAGGCTGTTTTTCCACAGCTATTAACTTTTCCTTTTGGAGAATTAATTGCTTTTACCATGATTATCCCGTACACATCGAAATTTAAAAAAGCAAAAAAAATAACCCTATTTTCTGTCATGGCAAGTGGAGTAATGCTCATTTACAATGCTATCTTACAAATTACCACTCTTGGTGTAGAGGCGAGAGCAAGATCGAATTTCCCTCTTCTATCGTCGGCTCGGGAAATATCCTTATTAGAGTTTATCGAACGGGTCGATCTCATCGTTGTTTTCATCGTCATGTTTGGAATTATTGTTAAAGTAAGTGTGTTTTTCTATGGAGCATTAAAAGGATTAGAGCTCATAAGCAATCGACCTTATCGGATGTACGTGGTACCGATTGGAACGGTTATTGCGTTTATCTCAGTGAAAATTAGTGATAATTTTGCTGAACATATTGAAGAAGGTCTAATCGTCGTTCCGTTGTTTATGCATATCCCGTTTCAATTGATTTTTCCGCTGATGGTCCTACCAGTTCTCCTATGGAAGACGAGAAAGAGCAAGGAGGGAAGTAAATGA
- a CDS encoding spore germination protein, with protein MSLFSSLFSRKKNKNSGKPTEEELFEQQEVPKQYYRQVDRNKKLLEELFKGTFDFKCEPIKIGGIKAYITYLSTMTDKNELSNRVIQVATNHPTDQSFSNMIEMRELYFPSVDFKVAENFHQVVWAILNGEAVIMVDGYSEALSLGIGLPEQRAISEPSTQTIIRGPKDGFVEGLPVNLLLVRKRLKNPRLKFEIFQMGRDSKTNVALGYINDIANEDLLREVRKRLNQIDVGALLDSGNVEEFIVDKTLTPFPLVYNTERPDSICGHLLEGKMAIFVDGSPFVLTVPTLFVDFFQASEDYYQPFIMSSFVRLVRYSSFMIALLFPSLYVAISTYHHELMPTQLLISVQAQREGVPFPAVIEIIIMELSFEVLREAGVRMPRVVGQTVSIVGALVIGQAAVEAGLVSNVLVIVVAFTAIASFVSPIYSFSIATRLLRFVVIFSSAFMGLYGVLLFLIVMVIHLVSLRSFGIPYLAPVAPFQPRNQDDVFVRVPIWLNKNRPSYLYPKSPVTSEENNQPSPPEQPLGGQK; from the coding sequence ATGAGCTTGTTCAGTTCATTGTTTTCAAGAAAAAAGAATAAGAACAGTGGAAAACCAACAGAGGAAGAGCTTTTTGAACAGCAGGAAGTTCCAAAGCAATATTACCGCCAAGTGGATAGGAATAAGAAGCTTCTAGAAGAATTATTCAAAGGAACATTTGATTTTAAATGTGAACCCATTAAAATTGGCGGTATTAAAGCCTATATAACCTATCTAAGCACTATGACTGATAAAAATGAACTGTCTAATCGTGTAATTCAAGTGGCAACCAATCACCCTACTGATCAATCATTCAGTAATATGATTGAAATGAGAGAGCTCTATTTTCCTTCGGTTGACTTTAAAGTGGCGGAGAACTTTCATCAAGTGGTATGGGCGATATTAAACGGGGAAGCCGTCATTATGGTGGATGGATACTCTGAAGCCCTTTCATTAGGGATTGGATTGCCAGAGCAACGCGCTATTTCAGAACCTAGCACTCAGACAATCATTCGAGGACCGAAAGACGGTTTCGTAGAAGGATTGCCGGTAAATCTCCTTTTAGTCCGAAAGCGTCTGAAAAATCCTCGCCTTAAGTTTGAAATTTTTCAAATGGGGAGGGATTCAAAAACCAATGTGGCACTTGGGTATATTAATGACATTGCCAATGAAGATCTCTTAAGAGAAGTAAGAAAACGATTGAATCAGATCGATGTAGGTGCCTTACTGGATTCAGGAAATGTCGAAGAATTCATTGTCGATAAGACCCTTACTCCCTTTCCCCTCGTGTATAACACGGAACGGCCTGATAGCATTTGCGGGCACTTATTAGAGGGGAAAATGGCGATATTTGTAGATGGGAGCCCCTTTGTATTAACGGTACCCACCCTATTTGTTGATTTTTTTCAGGCATCAGAGGATTATTATCAGCCATTTATTATGTCAAGCTTTGTTAGACTCGTTAGATATTCGTCTTTCATGATTGCCCTTTTATTTCCATCTCTATATGTTGCTATTTCCACCTATCACCATGAACTTATGCCGACACAGCTATTGATCAGTGTTCAAGCACAACGGGAGGGTGTACCATTCCCTGCTGTTATTGAAATCATAATTATGGAGCTTTCCTTCGAAGTGTTGAGAGAAGCTGGCGTACGGATGCCAAGGGTGGTTGGACAGACGGTCTCGATTGTTGGGGCACTCGTTATAGGACAAGCGGCAGTAGAAGCGGGTCTCGTGTCGAATGTTCTCGTTATTGTAGTCGCTTTTACCGCCATTGCGAGCTTTGTGTCTCCTATCTATAGTTTTTCCATTGCGACGCGATTACTCCGTTTTGTTGTTATATTTAGCTCGGCCTTTATGGGTTTATATGGGGTTCTGCTATTTTTAATCGTCATGGTTATTCATTTAGTTAGTCTGCGGTCCTTCGGCATCCCCTATTTGGCACCGGTGGCACCGTTTCAACCAAGAAATCAGGATGATGTATTTGTTCGCGTTCCGATATGGTTAAACAAAAATCGACCTTCGTATTTATATCCTAAATCCCCAGTCACAAGTGAAGAAAATAACCAGCCAAGTCCACCAGAACAGCCATTAGGAGGACAAAAATGA
- a CDS encoding Ger(x)C family spore germination protein: protein MKLRNAWVIVGCVVFLAGCWDRIELNDVSIVTGLAVDKGEKSKYRLTMEVVNASQFSKNQMGGEAAPALTYSLEGQTISEIIHKVNIGLTRRLIFSHTRVLYISEDVAKAGIIEFLDYLDRSGQFRNDFNIMVTKGEKAEAFAKVTYPVQKVPSLKIHNQTKSFNEEWGGDPGVRLTDFISALTSKGRNPVSATLIITGDPKKGESSENNLKTSVDTLVEMDGMAVFKDDRLIGYLSVDETRNYYWTQELKTTNMSIPCSDEEDKSEDGGYIAVTVVETYTKLKVDYVNGKPKLKVKINGETRIEATQCMKDITKIKTYGDYEKKINRYVANDIQGTIKKVQTEFGVDIFGFGDAFNRQHHKEYKKVENNWDEVFAQADVEVDINLHLRRSGVRGKTFITEIPRE, encoded by the coding sequence ATGAAACTTCGAAATGCTTGGGTGATTGTAGGATGCGTAGTTTTTCTCGCTGGCTGTTGGGATCGAATTGAGTTAAATGACGTGTCGATTGTTACAGGGCTGGCAGTTGATAAGGGGGAGAAATCTAAATACCGATTAACCATGGAAGTTGTAAATGCAAGTCAATTTTCAAAAAATCAGATGGGGGGAGAAGCAGCTCCGGCGCTTACCTATTCTCTTGAAGGACAGACCATTTCTGAGATTATTCATAAAGTAAATATAGGACTAACAAGACGATTGATTTTTTCTCATACGAGGGTGTTATATATAAGCGAAGATGTTGCTAAAGCAGGAATTATAGAGTTTCTGGATTATCTAGATCGTAGCGGTCAATTTCGAAATGACTTTAACATCATGGTGACAAAAGGTGAAAAGGCGGAAGCTTTTGCAAAAGTGACGTATCCTGTCCAAAAGGTCCCTTCTTTAAAAATACACAATCAAACAAAATCCTTTAATGAGGAGTGGGGGGGAGACCCAGGGGTTAGACTGACAGATTTTATTTCTGCACTAACATCTAAGGGACGCAATCCTGTGTCAGCTACATTGATTATTACCGGGGATCCCAAAAAGGGAGAAAGCTCTGAAAATAATTTAAAGACAAGTGTGGATACCCTTGTAGAAATGGACGGGATGGCTGTCTTTAAAGATGACCGATTAATTGGATATTTAAGTGTGGATGAAACAAGAAATTACTATTGGACTCAAGAGCTTAAAACAACCAATATGAGTATACCCTGTTCGGACGAGGAAGATAAATCTGAGGATGGGGGCTATATTGCTGTAACAGTGGTTGAAACTTATACTAAATTAAAAGTTGATTACGTGAATGGAAAGCCTAAATTAAAGGTGAAGATCAATGGTGAAACAAGAATTGAAGCCACTCAATGTATGAAAGATATCACCAAGATTAAAACATACGGTGATTATGAAAAGAAAATCAATCGTTATGTGGCCAATGATATACAGGGAACCATCAAGAAAGTTCAAACAGAGTTTGGTGTCGATATTTTTGGTTTTGGAGATGCCTTTAATCGACAACATCATAAAGAGTATAAAAAGGTTGAAAATAACTGGGATGAAGTATTCGCGCAGGCTGATGTAGAAGTAGATATCAATCTTCATTTAAGAAGATCTGGAGTTAGAGGGAAAACCTTTATTACAGAAATTCCAAGAGAATAG
- a CDS encoding DEAD/DEAH box helicase yields the protein MSTTIVNELQPFIQDVWTKEGFKELTSVQTKAVPFIVEGKDVIAESPTGTGKTLAYLLPVLNKIDSEKRTIQAVILASSQELVMQILSEIQKWTEGSGIRSASFIGGANVKRQLEKLKKQPHIIAGTPGRMMELIAQKKIKMHEVKTIVLDEGDQLLTKEHLQTVKSIVKSSQADRQVVLFSATLPEHAVTLAKELTKDAEVIKVTKDETIESGRVDHVYFAAEQRDKIKLLEKISRLEEVSVLVFIKDIGNLNVVSEKLDFQNVKASVLHSDLNKDKRKNALKDFRTGKVNMLLATDVAARGLDIKGITHVVHYDFPRDIEQYVHRSGRTGRFGADGTVISLVNEREERDLKRFSRELKKDVVKKVFFKGQMVDANSRK from the coding sequence ATGAGTACGACAATTGTAAACGAGCTACAGCCATTTATACAAGATGTATGGACAAAAGAAGGATTTAAGGAGTTAACGAGTGTTCAGACAAAAGCCGTTCCTTTTATCGTAGAAGGGAAAGATGTGATAGCGGAGTCGCCAACAGGAACAGGAAAAACACTAGCGTATCTCCTACCGGTATTAAATAAAATTGATTCGGAGAAACGAACGATTCAAGCAGTCATTCTGGCTTCCTCGCAGGAGTTAGTCATGCAAATCCTTTCTGAGATCCAAAAATGGACTGAAGGAAGCGGAATTCGTTCAGCCTCTTTTATTGGAGGGGCAAATGTTAAGCGCCAGCTCGAGAAGCTAAAAAAACAGCCCCATATTATTGCTGGAACCCCTGGACGGATGATGGAACTGATCGCACAAAAGAAAATCAAAATGCATGAAGTAAAAACGATTGTCCTTGATGAAGGTGACCAGCTTTTAACAAAAGAGCATTTACAGACAGTGAAAAGTATTGTAAAGTCCTCTCAGGCCGATCGCCAAGTGGTCTTATTTTCAGCAACTTTACCGGAGCATGCCGTGACGTTAGCAAAGGAATTAACGAAGGATGCTGAGGTTATTAAAGTGACGAAAGATGAGACGATTGAGTCTGGTAGGGTTGATCATGTGTATTTTGCAGCAGAACAACGCGATAAAATCAAGCTGCTTGAAAAAATCTCACGCTTGGAAGAGGTAAGTGTCCTCGTATTCATTAAAGATATCGGAAACTTAAATGTAGTATCAGAAAAGCTTGACTTCCAAAATGTAAAAGCATCTGTTTTACATAGTGATTTAAACAAGGACAAACGTAAAAATGCTTTGAAGGATTTTCGAACGGGCAAGGTGAATATGCTGCTTGCAACGGATGTAGCAGCGAGAGGGTTAGACATAAAAGGCATCACACATGTGGTTCATTATGATTTCCCTAGAGATATAGAGCAATATGTGCACCGATCAGGACGTACGGGAAGATTTGGGGCAGATGGTACGGTCATTTCTTTAGTAAATGAACGTGAGGAAAGAGATTTAAAGAGATTTTCACGAGAGTTAAAAAAGGATGTTGTAAAAAAGGTGTTTTTTAAAGGCCAAATGGTTGATGCGAATTCTAGAAAGTAA
- a CDS encoding amidase family protein: MESPRLHKAYEEWLEEVTVELIQEKMDSGEITSKELVTMYMHRIRTVDPKINSVLEVNPQAIQIAASLDAERKLTGPRGPLHGIPVLIKDNIDTGDHMHTSAGSLALADSYAKEDSKVAALLREEGAVILGKTNMTEWANFMAEGMKSGYSSRGGQVLNPYGPGQFDVGGSSSGSGASIAANLAVVAVGTETSGSILSPASQNSLVGIKPTLGLVSRKGIIPIAHSQDTAGPMARTVTDAVYLLSALSARDVNDPVTLTNTELDQMDFTSFLDDQGLKGARIGIARDVYFGYLNDGQLQVMNKAVEKLVELGAEVVDHVVIPSTGRKWSYDVLTYEFKSDVNAYLKTVDSSVKIRSLSDVIQFNKENEETCLKYGQVVLEEAEATSGKLTEAAYLKALEEDLYYSTEQGIDYVLKEHQLDAIVFPNNFGAGIPAKAGYPSITVPAGYTSEGEPVGITFTGTAYSEPTLIKLGFAFEQATKHRKPPIFE, translated from the coding sequence ATGGAGAGTCCACGTTTACATAAAGCTTATGAAGAATGGCTTGAAGAAGTAACGGTCGAATTGATTCAGGAAAAGATGGATTCTGGGGAGATCACCTCAAAAGAACTTGTAACCATGTATATGCATCGCATTCGTACGGTAGATCCAAAAATCAATTCTGTTCTTGAAGTGAATCCTCAGGCCATTCAGATTGCAGCAAGTCTTGATGCAGAACGAAAATTGACGGGACCACGCGGCCCGCTCCACGGAATTCCTGTTCTGATTAAGGATAATATCGATACAGGTGACCATATGCATACGAGTGCAGGTTCATTGGCACTTGCTGATTCCTATGCAAAAGAAGACTCAAAGGTGGCTGCTCTTTTAAGAGAAGAGGGGGCAGTCATTTTAGGAAAAACCAATATGACCGAATGGGCTAATTTTATGGCCGAAGGGATGAAAAGCGGCTATAGTTCTCGTGGCGGACAGGTGTTAAATCCATATGGACCAGGTCAGTTCGATGTGGGAGGTTCCAGTTCGGGATCAGGTGCTTCCATTGCAGCCAACCTAGCTGTTGTAGCGGTGGGGACCGAAACCTCTGGCTCCATCTTAAGTCCAGCTAGCCAAAATTCTTTGGTGGGAATAAAACCAACGTTAGGGTTAGTGAGCCGAAAAGGGATTATACCGATCGCTCATAGCCAGGATACTGCCGGTCCAATGGCGAGAACCGTTACTGATGCAGTCTATTTATTAAGCGCTTTATCTGCTCGAGATGTTAATGATCCAGTGACGTTAACGAACACAGAGTTGGATCAGATGGACTTCACTTCATTTTTGGATGATCAAGGGTTAAAAGGAGCTCGAATTGGAATTGCCCGGGATGTGTACTTTGGATATTTAAATGATGGCCAGCTTCAGGTGATGAATAAAGCCGTTGAAAAGCTAGTCGAGCTTGGTGCCGAGGTCGTAGACCATGTAGTTATCCCATCAACAGGACGAAAATGGAGCTATGATGTGCTCACGTATGAGTTTAAATCAGATGTGAATGCATACTTAAAAACTGTAGATTCCTCAGTAAAAATAAGGTCACTTTCAGATGTGATTCAGTTTAATAAAGAGAATGAAGAAACATGCTTAAAGTATGGACAAGTTGTTCTTGAGGAAGCGGAGGCTACTTCTGGTAAATTAACCGAAGCAGCGTACTTAAAAGCGCTTGAAGAAGATCTGTACTATTCAACAGAGCAAGGAATCGATTACGTTTTAAAAGAGCACCAACTGGATGCCATCGTGTTCCCAAATAATTTTGGAGCAGGAATCCCAGCGAAAGCGGGATATCCATCTATTACGGTACCCGCGGGTTACACGAGTGAAGGAGAACCGGTTGGAATCACGTTCACCGGGACCGCCTATAGTGAACCAACTCTTATTAAACTAGGTTTTGCGTTTGAACAAGCAACAAAGCATCGAAAACCTCCAATATTCGAATAA
- a CDS encoding PadR family transcriptional regulator: MNVQFKKGVLELCVLVLISKRDQYGYELAQNISNKIEVAEGTLYPLLRRLTKEDYVTTYLAESTEGPPRKYYSITQKGLNYMNELVVEWQQFSTAVSQFIEEGTKTIE, translated from the coding sequence TTGAATGTACAATTTAAAAAAGGCGTATTAGAGCTTTGTGTGTTAGTTCTTATTTCAAAAAGAGATCAATATGGATATGAATTGGCACAAAATATATCAAATAAAATTGAGGTGGCAGAAGGGACGCTATATCCCCTTCTAAGAAGGTTAACAAAAGAAGATTATGTCACTACTTATTTAGCTGAGTCAACAGAGGGTCCCCCTAGGAAATATTATTCCATTACGCAAAAGGGATTAAATTATATGAATGAATTAGTAGTAGAATGGCAACAGTTCTCAACTGCTGTCTCACAGTTTATTGAAGAAGGGACGAAAACCATTGAGTAG
- a CDS encoding HAAS signaling domain-containing protein — translation MSRNEFLQTLESLLHAVPEVDRREMLYDYEEHFQIGVENGKNLKELTEELGDPYAIARDLLADYHDGRLIPEKKKRGLGKKIFIGFSLFLFNGIFIIAPVAAIFSVIVTVWVVALAFTLSPLVLITSSLLGYSYESLTVNFFASLTLFSLGMLIGIGMLNVSKYFYRTLVRYSRFTISVVQGGRTA, via the coding sequence TTGAGTAGAAATGAATTCTTGCAGACGCTTGAAAGTTTACTACACGCTGTTCCTGAAGTGGATCGGAGAGAAATGTTATACGACTATGAAGAGCATTTTCAAATTGGAGTGGAAAACGGAAAGAACTTAAAAGAACTAACTGAAGAACTTGGAGATCCTTATGCGATTGCACGTGACCTGTTAGCTGATTACCATGACGGGAGATTAATTCCTGAAAAGAAAAAGAGAGGGCTAGGAAAGAAAATTTTTATAGGGTTTAGCCTGTTTCTCTTTAATGGGATTTTTATTATTGCTCCTGTTGCAGCAATATTTAGTGTAATTGTTACGGTGTGGGTAGTTGCGCTTGCATTTACACTCTCCCCGCTTGTTCTTATTACATCTTCTCTTCTAGGGTATAGCTACGAGAGCCTAACGGTTAATTTTTTCGCTTCACTAACTTTATTCAGTTTAGGAATGCTTATTGGAATTGGAATGTTGAATGTATCGAAATACTTTTATAGAACATTAGTAAGGTATAGTAGGTTTACTATTAGTGTGGTTCAAGGGGGGAGAACGGCATGA
- a CDS encoding DUF4097 family beta strand repeat-containing protein: protein MKKIVSALFIMLAIGIVGTLVSVSASGGFSFETYEIKDKLVLENQKLENLNFHFESSDVMVVPSSEDKITVELHGKISRKLKKELSLVAEENGNTVDVKLIDHNQQIINIGILIYDTNIRIHVPEKEYKSINVVTSSADIGAEGVLAKKLHFNTSSGDIKVESSDARESFEVKTSSGDVIVEKTKSKKINLISSSGDLFLKGSQATTISTTASSGDVVLTDVEGNLETITSSGDMSISSEQLTGDITAKSSSGDVIIEFKDKPTSMKLDFKGESGSGIIDIKQMSYQEKEEDRIIGQLGDGEYELNVKTNSGDFYLK, encoded by the coding sequence ATGAAGAAAATTGTGAGTGCATTATTTATCATGCTAGCCATTGGAATAGTGGGAACATTGGTTTCAGTTAGTGCATCAGGTGGATTTTCATTCGAAACGTATGAGATCAAAGATAAGTTAGTGCTTGAAAATCAAAAGTTGGAAAATCTAAACTTTCACTTTGAGTCCAGTGATGTGATGGTTGTTCCAAGCAGTGAAGATAAGATCACTGTTGAATTACACGGAAAGATAAGTAGAAAGCTAAAAAAAGAATTGTCCCTTGTAGCCGAGGAAAACGGAAATACAGTAGATGTTAAATTAATTGATCATAATCAACAAATTATAAACATCGGTATTCTTATATACGATACGAACATTCGTATACATGTTCCAGAAAAAGAATATAAGTCGATTAATGTTGTTACATCATCAGCAGATATTGGAGCAGAAGGTGTACTTGCAAAGAAATTACATTTTAATACAAGTTCCGGAGATATCAAGGTTGAATCAAGTGATGCTAGGGAGTCTTTTGAAGTGAAGACATCAAGTGGAGACGTCATCGTGGAGAAGACTAAGTCAAAGAAAATTAATCTTATTTCGAGTAGTGGAGACCTTTTTCTAAAAGGAAGTCAAGCAACAACAATAAGTACAACAGCATCTTCTGGGGATGTAGTACTTACAGATGTGGAAGGAAACTTGGAGACCATTACTTCATCAGGCGATATGTCAATCTCCAGTGAACAGCTAACTGGAGATATTACTGCAAAATCATCAAGTGGCGATGTAATCATTGAGTTCAAGGACAAACCAACTTCTATGAAGCTAGACTTCAAAGGAGAGTCAGGTAGTGGCATCATAGATATTAAACAAATGAGTTATCAGGAAAAAGAAGAAGATCGTATCATCGGTCAGCTTGGTGACGGCGAATACGAATTGAATGTAAAAACCAACTCAGGTGATTTTTACTTGAAATAG